The DNA region TACACACATTAAATGTACAATGCTATGCTCACCAATCCTGATCATTCAGGTGGACTTTCCCTGTTTGCCAGGCAAGGTCACAATCTTGTTTGGGTTCTGGTTACTGCATGTCATGGTCATGCCTAGGATTCTTGTAGCTCTGATCTTGAGCTATGTCTTGGAGGTAAGGaattcttcttttccttctcctccttcttatttctttccttccttccttcccagctggTCTCCTTCTTGAACctcagtttatatagtgaaacttgagtcctgcttacctataccttaaccaatcattttactaaaatattacaaaataattctttgagCAAACCTAACATATTGCAAATCAATTCTTTATCCAGTCATACCCACCTTAAATCTGACTTCAATCTTGCAAAATTAGAtatgcaacagacagaaacagTCAAAGAACCATACAGAAAtcatacagataaacaatagataAGTAGGGACCGTAAAGGCAAAACAATACAGAGGTAGAGATTTCACAACTACAACTGTTGATAAGTGATTCCTTGCTGGACAGAATGctatcaaacaaagttttctttaaatgtcttaagatctgtttctttatctggtggtggtGGGTAAACTATTAGTACAGGAGCgccttcttaacagcctgatatttcgttgttttaatgtaatttggatagaatgtgaggatgtgacaaTCTGCTTCTTGGCTAATGGTTTCTGCTATCCTAATGTGGCTGCAGAAAAAGGTCTCAGACCTTACAACATCTGCAATTAGGTAATTGCACTGAAGTCGTACATTGAAGATTGAAAATAGCGCACTGCAGACCAACACTGCACCTACTGACAATCATGCTCACCAACTGCAAAGATGGGTTTTGTGTACAGCTAATGGAACAGACCAGCAGATCTCTTCTAATGGACAGCAGGCTCCCACAAGGATCCATCATGGCACCATTACTGGTTGTAGTGATTCTGCTCAAACCCTCAAACAGCTGTCTCTGCGTTCCACCTGAGCAACAAACATGCAAAGAAGCACCCAAATGTCACCATCTGCAATGCCAAACTCAGGCATGTAGATTTCCTGAAATATATGGGAGTGGTTCTGGATTGTATTCTCACATACTTCCAACATCTGATGAAGCTGCTGCCAAGAAGACTAGGACAGAGCAtatggggcagaggattgggcaTATGGGCAGACAGAGTACATATGACACTTGTAGACATGCAGTTGAACACTGCTCTGAGCATTACCACACGAGTGCTGAAGTCAACACCAACAATCTGGCTCCTTGTCCTCACACATCTTGCCGTCATCTCCCCTAAGAGAAGCAATAATACAAGAATACAACTATGAAATAATGAACTCAGACCTCTATGAAGATCTCCAATCCCCCTCTCATCTTTCCCTACCAGAGCAGCCTGTAATACCCAGTATGGCTTCAaccataaagaaaataaatccctTTTTATTATTACCCAATTTCTACTACTTTATGTgcatggtttttttgttttttaattagctgTTGCCTCTGCTTCTGCTCCCTTCTGGCCCCTCTTCACAGGTTGCAGCAACAAATGTTTCTGCTCCCACTCCCTTTTCAGTGAGGTTTATCTCCTCATGGTGACTCACCTCATGTGGCTGCACCTTTGATGTGGTGCGCCACTTCAGGTGGCCACCTTGCTAGCATACTAGGCTACCAAGCATTTCCAGTGGCTGTAGGCAGTAGGATTTAGACCCCTGACAATGAACAGATGGATCAATCTGCTCtcaaggggaagggatgcaggaGAGGACTTACTGCAGGATGTGCACAAGGACTTCTCCAACAGTTCGACTGACTATGAAATGGATGTGAAGGAATTAAAGCTGCTTGAGGATCACAAGGCCTTACCAGAGAaacaaaaagagaaggagaaaaggatGGTTgtcactgtctggagtggctcacagccAAGAGTGCCTgtctcagagcagactgtcacAAACAGGGCAGACGCCTCAAACTGATGGTATTAGTGTTCACTAACTCTGTaataaatgtgaactcctggatcactataacagttttaccatggagtcacagacagtccgcTTAGGATCTCCATTCTATCTCGCCACACAAGCAAGCTGgatttagtgataaatggtcactttcatgaaaaaaaatcataaaatgttcaggttgcttccagtccaagagatcagtcacttatcccagatgAATTGTTACCCTTGATCTTACACCAAAGaaaacacctgtagccaatcctgtaataaactatataaagattattaactagggaaaagaaataaattatttactggttaaagcaagcaaacatatacacacaaatgagttaccatctatgATTCCTAACGATGATGAAGATGTCCTAATCTGTCGATTCAAAATAtctttcagggcagacccagGTTGACCTTAGAGATCTCTGCTTTGGTTTAGTGTCTCTGTCACTGTAAGAATTCAAATAGCAAAAAGAGAACCATTTCTTCTTGTGAGGATCTTTATATGATCTCCCCCTGAGTTCAAACTAATGGGATGAGGGCTCCTGCACTTTGCCCCATCCACCCATGAAGAAGTTACCAACAAAGCTTTTTGTCCCAAATGGCCCATTAAATCTTGATAGTCTTCTTGATGGGGGAGAGGAACCACTCTTCCCATCTGAGTCTACAAGTTtgagcaggcatttttacaattataaaacaaatgtgttttacCTTGTTCTGTGTAATatagacattacaagtgagattaatacatgcaaaaacttacaaacatttcatagagtctaagcactaaatacattcttataagtcCCTTCCACTCCTTCATTCGTAAACCGATGGGATACATTAAGTAACTcttgtcttttcattttttctggAACTTGCTTAGGGTGATTTGTAGTGCCATTTGttggcttaggcctggtctacactacgagtttatctcgaatttagcagcattaaactcaATTAACCCTTCACCCATCCATACAACGAagcctttatttcgatataaagggatcttaatatcgatatctgtactcctccccgacgaggggagtagaactgaaatcggtattgccatttcgaattagggttagtgtggatgtaattcgatggtattgacctccaggagctatcccacagtgcatgattgtgaccgttctggacagcaatctgaactcggatgcactggtcaggtagacaggaaaagtcctgtgaacttttgaattttatttcctgtcagcacaggtgaccatgcagagctcatcagcacaggtaaccatgcagtccaagaatcgaaaaagagcaccagcatggaccgtacaggaggtactggatctgatcgctatatggggagaggattccgtgctagcagaactatgttccaaaagatgaattgccaaaacatttgaaaaaatctccaagggcatgatggagagaggccacaatagggactcactacagtgccgcgtgaaagttaaggaggtcagacaagcctaccagaaaaccaaagaaacaaatggaaggtccagggcagagccacagacatgctgcttttatgctgagctgcatgcaattctagggggagctgccaccactaccccgcCCCTGACCGTGGATTCCAAGgagggggtaatctcagccatgcctgaggattctgcagacggggaagatgaggaggaggaggaggatgacgaGCTTGTGGAGAGTACACAGCattccgttctccccaacagccaagatcgTTTTCTCAGCCTGAGTGAAGTACCCTCCCAACTCAttatcccagaccatgaagccatggaagggacctctggtgagtgtacctttgtaaatataaaacatggtttaaaagcaaggtttttttaatgattgattttccttgaggacttgggatgcattcacgacCAGtgcagttactggaaaagtctgttaacgtgtctggggatggagtggaaatcctccagggacatctccgtgaagctctcctggaggaactccaaaagcctttccagaaggtttctgggcagtgtagccttattccgtcctccatggtaggacacttgaccacgccatgctagtagcaagtaatatggtatcattgcatgacaaagcctggcagcgtatggtcccagtgtttgctggcattcaagcaacatccgtttttatctcgctgtgttattctcaggagagtgatatcgttcatggtaacctggttgaaatacagaaATTTAATtaggggacagaggtggccgttcctactgggctgcctgtgtctgaaaagaaatccttccctgcagttagcggagagggggggcgggggggattatTGGCTATttcacgtttggctagcagggatcttccctgataccagccacgtggtggggggaggggtaaaacaatcatcccagagaattggatggtgggaggttagtttggtttctgctactgcatgttaacaggaaagccGCAGCACTCAATGAGCTTTGCTTGGtatatgggaaaggagggtgctggttttatgaaggctgcagaagctgaaagacaatggcttaccatggctgcatgtaacccaaattctgttgcccagacctgcgtctgtgatctttaacaccaaagccgcaggcactcaagatacaaaatgtgaccttgtactgaaatcacatgtgctatgtaatgtgaatggTGTTGTTCAcagtgaaagagtataagcattgttctgtaaaatgtatcttttaaaatatttctctccctttttttccctccctctcgcagctgcaaatttttcaagcctccctcctccgtcccgaaggctatctcagataaggcagcagaaaaaaaggacgcgagacgaaatgttctcggaaattaTGGACtcgacccgcaatgaaagagctcatctgaatgagtggaaggacgcgGTATCAatgtacaggaaagatgccagtgaacgtgaggacaggagggaccaatgtgaggacaggagggaccaatgtgAAGAGAGGAGGGACACTCAAGATGAGAGGtagcggcaggaagatcagaggtgtcggcaggaagatcagaggtggtgggatgcaactctggggctgctacgtgatcaaactgacatgctctgacATCTaatggagcttcaggaacggcagcaagatcacagagtgccgctgcagcccctgtataaccaccctcccacctccccaaattccatagcctcctcacccagacatgtaagaacgTGGGTGGGGGGGCGAGCGgtgggaaggcttcgtgcacccatccactccaccccagtggacagcccaagcaaaaggctgtcattattttgaacttctgaagtggccttttccttccctcctatcctcctcccagaccccacccgggctaccttgtcagttctatccctctttttataatcagttaataaagaatacatgatttttaaatgatagtgactttatttccttagaaagcaagctgtgatcgaaggggagggtgggttgcttacagggaatgagtcaatcaagggagcgggttttcatcaaggagaaacaaacagaactttcacactgtagcctggccagtcttgaaactggttttcaaagcttctctggtgAGCAGCGCtttctggtgtgctcttctaatcgccctggtgtctggctgcacgtaatcagcggccaggtgatttgcctcagcctcccaccctgccataaatatctcccccttactctcacagagattgtggagcacacagcaagcagcaataacaatggataTATTGGTTTGACAGAGGTCTGAGCGAGCTTCATAATGCCATTCTACAACATCTCCGCCACTTGCTCAGCGCTGtaattgaacagctcctgacgTACTgatccaggctgcctgtgtataggcttcatgagccataggcATTTAAGGGGTAGGCCACGGGATGGGCCCCACGGATAAacttacaggcatttcaacatccacgcaactgttattttctggtctgggacaGTAAATCCTTGCTGCAGCGGTTTAAAACAGAGTAAGGTGTTCGCTGAAGATGCCAGCATCATGAACCCTTGGCCCGGCCATCCACGTTGATGTTTGGTGAAACGTTCCCCTGTTGATGCCACCCTGCTTGCAAGCACCATTCGAAAAGTTACTCCCTGTGTTTATCAGTTCTTTTCAATGGATCGTCTGAAGCCTGCCCTGGTGGATTCGCGCACATGCGCGACGTATAGCATCCACAGAAAATAGCCGGATATCCATAGGTCGTCAGGTCTATATCGACGCTCACCACAGTGTGGGGATCCTTGCCCTCTCTCCGCAAATCTCCACATAACCCATGACTCTGACAATGTCCCCACAAGAAGTTCCCCTTTGGGATAGCGGTCCAGACTCCAATGAATCTGCTTTGGCTACGTTGCATCACAGAACATCCCCCACAATAGGAATTGCTACTCTCAAATGAACTCCCGGACTTGACTGGTAgcctgtctggcgttgcaagctttcaGAGGGCTAGTGCCACTCCTTGTGCTGTGAGAGGGCTGCTGTCATCTTGGTATTCAGGCACGAtcagggcaagggaaagcaagtcacaaaggttccatgaaagtgcccttaacGCATGACAAAAGTTTTCCGCATGCCATGGGAATCAATCTCACAACTGCAATAACTAATGCAGTCCCAACAGTACTGGTGCTTGTTTCCCTGGGCCAGAATTCGACATTTCCAACAGCTAGTAACCTGCCTCATTACATGGTTGAAGTATGATCTTCCAAGTGCTGGGGCCGCAGGTTTGAGAAAATTCTTGTGTCCATGTATCCTCAAATCGCTCTCAGTCAGCCGAGGCTGCTGTAGGCCGTTCCTCCTCACCTGGTATTTTTTCAGGCCTTGTTCAGCATAAACTTGCATGAGAGCTGCAGTGGGCTCCATTTGCTTGCATGGTGGTAATGGCAATCTGCATCAGTTCactccaggaaaaaaggcgacaaaacagttgtctgctgttgctttcacggaaggaggAGGTGAGTGCTGTACCCAAGAACCACCATCGACAATGTTTTTTGCGCCCAttaggcattgggatctcaacgcCAGAATTACCAATGGCAGCGGGAGctagactgcgggaactatgggatagctatgggatagctacccacagtgcaaagctccggaagtcaacactagcctcggtacgtggacatacaccgccaaattaatgtgcttagtatggccacgtgcactcaactttataaaATCTCTTTCCAAAactcagtttctgtaaaattggaataatcccgtagtgtagacatacccttagatgtgTCAGCACAGACATTCCCTTTCTGACTTTTGGTTATAACTACTATGTCATGCTGTCGGGCTATTGTGTCTACCCGATTATTTCAGGTGACCTTCACACCTATTCCTTTACTCTGTGCCCTTATATATCGCACCTTTAACTGTTTAGGGTTCTTTGTTACTCACTGGTAAATCCATTTTCATTTCTTTGAATATGCAATATTCTTTTCATTTGCTGCTTTCCACCCATTCCTATACCAATCACGTATTCAAAACTATATCTCCTTCACATAAAAATCACTGTCAGCATAAATATACACGGGCCATCGAGAATTTTCATATTGTCTTAAAACCTGGTAAATTGCGTGGAGCTCGGCATGCTGGGTCAATCCATGGTCTAAATGTCCCTGAACGACTTCCTCTTCTAAGTTAATGGCGGCATATTTTAcgcatcttttttcttttactaccATAGCACTCCCATCAGTAAACCAGATGTGCTTTTCTTGGCCCACAGTATTGAATTTTTCCAGTGGGGGTGCCTCTACCAAGGCAATTCTTTACTCTGCAGTGACCTCTGGACATTCATGTCAGTTccctttttcaatattttgtaaTAATGTGGCAGACGAGGCCATGTTAGTCACCAAACGAATAGCAAAAGGCTGTGATTCATCAGCAGGGCAGCACTGTGAAAGCCTTCTATTTTAGCAGGATTAAAGAGAAGTCCTGCTCTGTTCCCCAttcctttttgtctttcttttttagcagtttttaaaatcagtgagttatttcagcatatttataaatGTGTGGTCTAAGAAAATTGAATCCTCCTAGCAGTACTCTTAAAGAGTGGGTGTCGGTAGGGGATGGGATTTCTACTAGTGCCCTTACCTTTCTCTGATCTACCTGTCTCcctttgtgttcttttttttgACTCCTTTGTGTTGCCATTTATGGGTagttcttttcttcctttaataGTTAGGTAATTTGCATTGACACAGATGCTTTCTGGTTTGCTTTTGGATCCAAAGCCATcagcagctcagagactctgtcttaaaagggacacaatcatCTTCCACCAGAGTTTTCATTACTTTCCACTTTTAACTCTTGCTTCCAAAATACACaaagatctgaaaaagaaaacataacctatTGTGGCTCCCTTTGGAGcactaataggattttaattaagtagaATGGTATGTTTTCAcatttcttttaccccttctacaatatacactgcacatgttctggggaaaatgcacattctttCCATAGTTTAACTTCTATAACATTAGCCAtatcaatttttacataagaTGCAACAGGTTCTTTTGTGCTCACAGAGTTTTTATGTACCCTTGTTAAAGTGACAGTTTAATTACACAGAGCCACCTTAAggttcagtgtggggcattgtctTTTACTACAGCTCTTATTTGCTATTTTGTTACCAAGAAACAAATCCAGAATCTTTTTTCATTCTCCTGGTTTTGACT from Chelonoidis abingdonii isolate Lonesome George chromosome 2, CheloAbing_2.0, whole genome shotgun sequence includes:
- the LOC142046237 gene encoding uncharacterized protein LOC142046237; the protein is MMERGHNRDSLQCRVKVKEVRQAYQKTKETNGRSRAEPQTCCFYAELHAILGGAATTTPPLTVDSKEGVISAMPEDSADGEDEEEEEDDELVESTQHSVLPNSQDRFLSLSEVPSQLIIPDHEAMEGTSAANFSSLPPPSRRLSQIRQQKKRTRDEMFSEIMDSTRNERAHLNEWKDAVSMYRKDASEREDRRDQCEDRRDQCEERRDTQDER